In Gossypium hirsutum isolate 1008001.06 chromosome D06, Gossypium_hirsutum_v2.1, whole genome shotgun sequence, one genomic interval encodes:
- the LOC107922913 gene encoding protein MODIFIED TRANSPORT TO THE VACUOLE 1 translates to MDSSRRAVESYWRSRMIDAATSNEDKVTPVYKLDEIAELLRSSHVSIVKEVAEFISKRLDHKSPIVKQKALRLIKYVVGRCGVEFRREMQRNSIAVRQLLHYKGEPDPLKGDALNKAVRDNAQETISAIFAEDTNSSKPSPADDLNKRIQGFGNTNFETPVDDKKSILSEFVGIGCASIKQGISSFTQVHSFRKNDNGKNKGPTLRRSLTTEIDNSDRYEPVVLPNDTQGVSMNTASGPWGLDLGELKTETKNGESSSNHSGTKTREERLLETIVTSGGVRLQPNRDAIQSFLVEAAKLDALALSHALESKLLSAIWQVRMKAVCLLESILRKKDEHFLIVASYFTENKDAVLRCSESPQTSLREKANKVLILLNGEQIGGLASHSEKSLNAETTPVQMPDLIDTGDQDDCNELDNSTKNQHDQKTPNLTVNPLMAELLVDDLGAGLSTREQKNDDDPFADVSFHTGEGRENVGDLVSGITINDKSVVDGNSMAANRKSEVIDIFGTNSEALPETQKNSVSGIMTGLSMNENSSNLKQKGISYETRPENIFSNFSNQASSDALSCFHGSQAAGMNANMMLPLGTMPYAVPPGIIVNPAFSSQPMNYGAMGSFIAQQQLLATMSNLQHFGNCNAKKAGINNVSSGSNGGPPLPDIFQSNFTTQMPSSMINSSKNEDTRAFDFISDHLAAARDPKRTV, encoded by the exons ATGGATTCCAGCAGGCGAGCGGTGGAATCGTATTGGAGATCGCGGATGATCGATGCGGCAACCTCTAATGAAGACAAAGTAACACCCGTTTATAAGTTAGATGAGATCGCCGAACTCTTGAGATCTTCGCATGTTAGTATCGTGAAAGAGGTCGCCGAGTTTATCTCGAAACGACTCGATCACAAAAGTCCGATCGTTAAACAAAAG GCTTTGAGGTTGATAAAATATGTTGTGGGAAGGTGTGGTGTGGAGTTTAGGAGAGAGATGCAGAGGAACTCAATCGCCGTGCGTCAGTTACTTCATTACAAGGGGGAGCCTGATCCTTTGAAGGGGGATGCACTCAATAAGGCTGTAAGGGACAATGCTCAAGAGACTATTTCTGCTATATTTGCAGAGGACACTAATAGCAGCAAGCCTTCGCCTGCTGATGATCTGAATAAACGAATACAAGGATTTGGAAATACAAACTTTGAAACGCCTGTAGATGATAAGAAATCAATTCTCAGTGAGTTTGTTGGTATTGGATGTGCATCTATCAAGCAGGGAATTAGTAGTTTCACTCAGGTTCATTCGTTTAGAAAGAATGACAACGGGAAGAACAAGGGTCCTACGCTTCGAAGGTCATTGACTACAGAAATTGACAATTCTGATAGGTATGAACCAGTTGTATTGCCCAATGACACTCAAGGAGTTTCCATGAATACTGCCAGTGGACCTTGGGGGCTGGACTTGGGAGAACTCAAGACAGAAACAAAAAATGGGGAATCCAGCTCAAATCATTCAGGGACTAAAACTCGTGAAGAGAGATTATTGGAAACCATAGTGACATCTGGTGGTGTTCGTCTACAGCCTAATCGGGATGCCATTCAATCTTTTCTAGTGGAGGCTGCAAAGCTTGATGCATTAGCTTTAAGTCATGCGCTTGAATCTAAGCTTCTATCGGCAATATGGCAG GTTCGCATGAAAGCTGTGTGCCTGCTTGAGTCCATTCTGAGGAAAAAAGATGAGCATTTCCTAATTGTGGCTTCTTATTTTACCGAGAACAAAGATGCTGTTTTGAGATGTTCTGAGTCTCCCCAAACTTCTCTCAGAGAAAAGGCTAACAAG GTATTGATCCTTTTGAATGGGGAACAGATAGGAGGTTTGGCAAGTCATTCAGAAAAGTCTTTGAACGCGGAGACAACACCTGTTCAAATGCCTGACCTGATAGACACTGGTGACCAGGATGATTGTAATGAACTAGATAATTCCACAAAAAACCAACATGATCAAAAGACTCCGAATCTGACTGTAAACCCACTTATGGCTGAGTTATTAGTAGATGACCTGGGTGCTGGTCTCAGCACCAGGGAACAGAAAAATGATGATGATCCCTTTGCAGATGTCTCATTTCACACTGGTGAGGGTAGAGAAAATGTGGGTGATCTCGTCTCTGGGATAACTATAAATGACAAGTCAGTTGTCGATGGTAATTCTATGGCTGCAAATAGAAAATCTGAAGTAATTGATATCTTTGGAACCAATTCTGAAGCTCTGCCAGAGACTCAAAAAAATTCTGTTAGTGGTATAATGACTGGCTTGTCAATGAATGAGAATTCATCTAATTTGAAACAGAAAGGAATCTCTTATGAGACACGCCCTGAAAATATATTTTCCAATTTCAGCAATCAAGCTTCTAGTGATGCTTTGAGTTGTTTCCATGGTTCCCAAGCCGCTGGGATGAATGCAAATATGATGCTTCCTTTAGGGACCATGCCATATGCCGTTCCTCCTGGAATAATAGTGAACCCAGCCTTTTCTTCTCAACCCATGAATTACGGTGCTATGGGTAGTTTCATTGCTCAGCAGCAATTACTTGCAACAATGTCTAACTTACAACACTTTGGTAATTGTAATGCAAAAAAAGCTGGCATCAATAATGTTTCCAGTGGATCTAATGGAGGACCACCTCTGCCTGACATATTCCAGTCAAATTTTACAACTCAAATGCCTAGTTCAATGATAAATAGTTCAAAGAACGAGGACACAAGAGCATTTGATTTCATTTCG GATCATCTCGCGGCAGCCCGTGATCCAAAAAGGACGGTGTAA